The Rhopalosiphum maidis isolate BTI-1 chromosome 1, ASM367621v3, whole genome shotgun sequence genome has a segment encoding these proteins:
- the LOC113547780 gene encoding tigger transposable element-derived protein 4-like has translation MENVKRKLNVLPISDKIRLISLVEKGDRKKCEIAKEFNIPPNTLSSIIKQKDKILKFNNGNVKKMRTTPYLDIDSCLLKWFTQCRDKNIPVSRKILLEKSNKYAQQLGHTNFKASNGWLTNWKKRHDVVFRTVNGESPSTVVLSKTIENIDVKESKPQTEEEATAVSTGQVKHALKTLRHFFETTTVFIHGAGARGRTWDKCPGPRSC, from the exons ATGGAAAATGTTAAACGTAAATTAAATGTGCTTCCAATTTCGGACAAAATTCGTTTAATATCTTTAGTCGAAAAAGGTGACcgtaaaaaatgtgaaatcgCTAAAGAATTCAACATTCCGCCAAATACATTATcgtcaataataaaacaaaaagataaaatCCTGAAGTTCAACAATggaaatgtgaaaaaaatgagGACGACTCCTTATTTGGACATCGATAGTTGCTTATTAAAATGGTTCACTCAGTGCCGAGATAAAAACATACCAGTAAGCAGAAAGATTTTACtcgaaaaatcaaataaatatgcacAACAATTAGGACACACTAATTTTAAAGCCAGTAATGGTTGGCTTACAAATTGGAAGAAAAGACATGATGTAGTTTTTCGAACAGTTAATGGGGAAAGTCCTTCAACGGtcgttttatcaaaaactattgaaaacATCGATGTAAAAGAAAGCAAACCACAAACAGAGGAGGAAGCCACTGCAGTTTCAACTGGACAAGTTAAACACGCTTTAAAAACGTTGAGACATTTTTTCGAGACAACTACGG TGTTCATTCACGGTGCCGGCGCTAGGGGACGAACATGGGACAAATGTCCAGGGCCCCGCTCTTGTTAA